One genomic segment of Mesoterricola silvestris includes these proteins:
- the tmk gene encoding dTMP kinase, with translation MAGLFITMEGIEGSGKSTQLRKLAARLEGCGIPVDVSKEPGGTPLCRELRQLLLEPHGSGEAWCPKAELLLFYADRAQHLTQFIQPALEKGHLVLLDRFDDSTRAYQGAQGISDSMVDRIGEVVLGRLKPNLTLLLDMDPAVSLARVEARNAAASGFRETRFDSEQLEFHRRVRSRFLAIAQKEPQRVVVIPAQDAPEVVEEAIWKSLAPLLRTAGLKVE, from the coding sequence GTGGCAGGGCTGTTCATCACCATGGAAGGCATTGAAGGTTCGGGCAAATCCACCCAGCTGCGCAAGCTGGCGGCGAGGCTCGAAGGCTGCGGGATCCCGGTGGACGTCTCCAAGGAACCCGGCGGCACGCCCCTTTGCCGCGAACTGCGCCAGCTCCTGCTGGAGCCCCATGGTTCCGGGGAGGCCTGGTGCCCGAAGGCCGAACTCCTCCTCTTCTATGCCGACCGGGCCCAGCACCTGACCCAGTTCATCCAGCCCGCCCTGGAGAAGGGGCACCTGGTGCTGCTGGACCGCTTCGACGATTCCACCCGGGCCTACCAGGGGGCCCAGGGCATCAGCGATTCCATGGTCGACCGCATCGGGGAGGTGGTGCTGGGGCGCCTGAAGCCCAACCTGACCCTCCTCCTGGACATGGATCCCGCCGTCTCCCTGGCCCGGGTGGAGGCGCGCAACGCGGCCGCCAGCGGGTTCCGGGAGACCCGCTTCGATTCCGAGCAGCTGGAGTTCCACCGGCGGGTGCGCTCCCGCTTCCTGGCCATCGCCCAGAAGGAGCCCCAGCGGGTGGTGGTCATCCCCGCCCAGGACGCCCCGGAGGTGGTGGAGGAGGCCATCTGGAAGAGCCTCGCGCCCCTCCTGCGCACCGCCGGGCTGAAGGTGGAATAG
- a CDS encoding zinc ribbon domain-containing protein: MTETIRCPGCSTRFTLTPGRVHAGLRRAKCFRCETIFDIAEVVGRLLPEPAPAPVPEPAPMEEPSLFARFDDPAPPSLTLGDLEGADDEIMEKTLVINPPPGEAAAEAEATAETEADPEAGASGSFSSARDAISKLMGEDAPAAHASTSERRFLGSRSPMDVEATLSALDVTLGGNAPAPSPAPEATTSTVKLSAQEIQAAMASVGARSFAPPPPPHLPPPPPPHLPPPPPPRAEMPPPPRPLEAPAAPGAELLKIQMEQETMNSVSIDQVTAWIEQGRVHEYHMVARQFSDHWIEAVKVPALRPVFERRRRDGVPSSAEVPAPAPEMAPAKKSLFGGLFGRN; the protein is encoded by the coding sequence GTGACAGAAACCATTCGGTGTCCAGGCTGCTCCACCCGCTTCACGCTGACCCCCGGGCGCGTCCATGCCGGCCTGCGCCGCGCCAAATGCTTCCGGTGCGAGACGATCTTCGACATCGCGGAGGTGGTGGGAAGGCTTCTGCCGGAACCCGCGCCCGCGCCCGTCCCCGAACCCGCTCCCATGGAGGAGCCCTCCCTCTTCGCCCGGTTCGACGATCCGGCCCCCCCCTCCCTGACCCTGGGCGACCTGGAGGGCGCCGACGACGAGATCATGGAGAAGACCCTCGTGATCAATCCGCCCCCCGGGGAGGCCGCGGCGGAGGCGGAGGCCACGGCGGAGACGGAGGCCGACCCCGAGGCCGGCGCCTCCGGAAGCTTCTCCTCCGCCCGGGACGCCATCTCCAAGCTCATGGGCGAGGACGCCCCCGCGGCCCATGCCTCCACCAGCGAGCGCCGCTTCCTGGGTTCCCGCAGCCCCATGGACGTGGAAGCCACCCTCAGCGCCCTGGACGTCACCCTGGGCGGCAACGCGCCGGCGCCTTCCCCGGCCCCGGAGGCCACCACCTCCACGGTCAAGCTTTCGGCCCAGGAGATCCAGGCCGCCATGGCCTCGGTGGGTGCCCGTTCCTTCGCACCTCCGCCGCCCCCGCATCTGCCGCCCCCCCCTCCCCCGCATCTGCCGCCCCCCCCTCCCCCCCGGGCGGAAATGCCCCCCCCGCCCCGGCCCCTGGAGGCCCCCGCCGCCCCCGGCGCCGAACTCCTGAAGATCCAGATGGAACAGGAGACCATGAACAGCGTCTCCATCGACCAGGTCACCGCCTGGATCGAACAGGGCCGCGTCCACGAGTACCACATGGTGGCCCGGCAGTTCAGCGACCACTGGATCGAGGCGGTCAAGGTGCCCGCCCTGCGTCCCGTCTTCGAGCGCCGGCGCCGGGACGGCGTCCCCTCCTCCGCCGAAGTGCCCGCCCCCGCCCCGGAGATGGCCCCCGCCAAGAAGAGCCTCTTCGGCGGCCTCTTCGGTAGAAACTGA
- a CDS encoding Trm112 family protein — translation MLDPRLLEILCCPAVDGDTACHGELTETPEGLACATCGRVYPVEDGIPVMLQDRAAKGDR, via the coding sequence ATGCTGGATCCGCGCCTTCTGGAAATCCTGTGCTGTCCCGCCGTGGACGGCGACACCGCCTGCCATGGCGAACTGACCGAGACGCCCGAAGGGCTCGCCTGCGCAACCTGCGGGCGGGTCTACCCCGTGGAGGACGGCATCCCCGTCATGCTCCAGGACAGGGCCGCCAAGGGGGACCGATGA
- the rfaE1 gene encoding D-glycero-beta-D-manno-heptose-7-phosphate kinase has translation MRLDREQAGALLGLIRGRRVAVLGDVMLDEYLFGEVSRISPEAPVPIVRVSRERAVLGGAANVAANLKAVGAEPVLVGTLQDDAAGRRLRGLLAGLGITQDRLVVDPTRPTIIKTRVIGQQQQMLRIDREETDPFSAAAVDGLCRSLEAALEGVGALIISDYAKGSVNAPVMDRVRLLCARLDIPWIVDPKPSHAPLYRGATLMTPNTKELTELSHLPAKGDADVAAAGLAMVEALELKGLLVTRSEKGMALFTPEALHREPWLIPTEAREVFDVSGAGDTVIAVFAAAIASGADWKQSAMLANAAAGVVVGKMGTATATPEEILRHYQDQEAI, from the coding sequence ATGAGACTCGACCGGGAACAGGCCGGCGCCCTCCTGGGGCTGATCCGGGGCCGCAGGGTGGCGGTGCTGGGCGATGTGATGCTGGACGAGTACCTCTTCGGGGAGGTGAGCCGCATCTCGCCGGAGGCGCCCGTGCCCATCGTGCGGGTCTCCCGGGAACGGGCGGTGCTGGGCGGGGCCGCCAACGTCGCCGCGAACCTCAAGGCCGTGGGGGCCGAGCCCGTCCTGGTGGGCACCCTCCAGGACGACGCCGCGGGCCGGCGCCTGCGGGGCCTGCTGGCGGGCCTGGGCATCACCCAGGACCGGTTGGTGGTGGACCCCACCCGGCCCACCATCATCAAGACCCGGGTCATCGGCCAGCAGCAGCAGATGCTGCGCATCGACCGGGAGGAGACGGACCCCTTCTCCGCCGCGGCGGTGGACGGCCTGTGCCGGAGCCTGGAGGCGGCCCTGGAAGGCGTGGGGGCCCTCATCATCTCCGACTACGCCAAGGGCTCCGTGAACGCCCCGGTCATGGACCGGGTCCGGCTCCTCTGCGCCCGGCTGGACATTCCGTGGATCGTGGATCCCAAGCCCTCCCACGCCCCCCTTTACCGGGGCGCCACCCTCATGACCCCCAACACCAAGGAGCTGACCGAGCTCAGCCACCTGCCCGCCAAGGGCGACGCCGACGTGGCCGCCGCGGGCCTGGCCATGGTGGAGGCCCTGGAGCTCAAGGGCCTGCTGGTCACCCGCAGCGAGAAGGGCATGGCCCTCTTCACGCCCGAGGCCCTGCACCGGGAGCCCTGGCTCATCCCCACCGAGGCCCGGGAAGTCTTCGACGTCAGCGGCGCCGGCGACACCGTCATCGCCGTCTTCGCCGCCGCCATCGCCTCCGGCGCCGACTGGAAGCAGTCCGCCATGCTCGCCAACGCCGCCGCCGGCGTGGTGGTCGGCAAAATGGGCACCGCCACCGCGACCCCCGAAGAAATCCTCCGCCACTACCAGGACCAGGAAGCCATCTGA
- a CDS encoding GGDEF domain-containing protein has protein sequence MTIGLLTIHEAQGAAALEEALASWGYAVSPSPGEGTVIIVADRPHPRWIPPSGSEILWWVKEADPEEVSLVLSVRAGWVLRQAQPLARVGEALQRIRSRDLGSDGWLRQMIHLATLDELLRPILARAMGLSAARGGAIWIRQEECYFQRCGAGFPEAPVGFSEAEALVDAGEAFFLCPREKLGLLRLVEPRAPQDTFLGWIKEVDDLLVKAWNLEQSRNLSYRDDLTVAFNRRCLEVELPEAIRAASVRGESVALLFLDVDNLKELNSQYGHPTGSRVISTVALEAKQIIRNLDRLYRYGGDEFCIIIPGSPAPVAARIGERLLNALARSPLQVGSAQVSVSISVGVASFPADADGADHLLEKADRALLRAKASGKGCVMLADETRSLEK, from the coding sequence ATGACCATCGGCCTCCTGACGATCCACGAAGCCCAGGGCGCCGCCGCCCTGGAGGAGGCGCTGGCGTCCTGGGGATACGCCGTGTCCCCGTCCCCCGGCGAAGGCACGGTGATCATCGTCGCGGACCGCCCCCATCCCCGGTGGATCCCCCCGTCCGGGTCGGAGATCCTCTGGTGGGTGAAGGAGGCCGACCCCGAGGAGGTGAGCCTTGTGCTCAGCGTGCGCGCCGGGTGGGTGCTGCGCCAGGCGCAGCCCCTGGCCCGCGTCGGGGAGGCTCTCCAGCGCATCCGCAGCCGGGACCTGGGCAGCGACGGCTGGCTCCGGCAGATGATCCACCTGGCCACCCTGGACGAGCTCCTGAGGCCCATCCTCGCCCGGGCCATGGGCCTGTCCGCGGCCCGGGGCGGGGCCATCTGGATCCGCCAGGAGGAATGCTACTTCCAGCGCTGCGGGGCGGGCTTTCCCGAGGCCCCGGTGGGATTCAGCGAAGCCGAGGCCCTGGTGGACGCCGGGGAGGCCTTCTTCCTCTGCCCCCGGGAGAAGCTGGGCCTCCTGCGCCTGGTGGAGCCCCGGGCGCCCCAGGACACCTTCCTGGGCTGGATCAAGGAGGTGGACGACCTCCTGGTCAAGGCCTGGAACCTGGAGCAGAGCCGCAACCTCTCGTACCGGGACGACCTCACCGTGGCCTTCAACCGCCGCTGCCTGGAGGTGGAACTGCCCGAGGCCATCCGCGCGGCCTCGGTGCGGGGCGAATCGGTGGCCCTGCTCTTCCTGGACGTGGACAACCTCAAGGAGCTCAACAGCCAGTACGGCCACCCCACCGGGAGCCGGGTCATTTCCACCGTGGCCCTGGAGGCCAAGCAGATCATCCGCAACCTGGACCGCCTCTACCGCTACGGCGGGGACGAATTCTGCATCATCATCCCCGGATCCCCCGCGCCCGTGGCCGCGAGGATCGGCGAACGGCTCCTCAACGCCCTGGCCCGCAGCCCCCTGCAGGTGGGCTCGGCCCAGGTCTCGGTGTCCATCAGCGTGGGGGTGGCCTCCTTCCCCGCCGACGCCGACGGAGCCGACCACCTCCTGGAGAAGGCCGACCGCGCCCTGCTCAGGGCCAAGGCCAGCGGCAAGGGCTGCGTCATGCTCGCCGACGAGACCCGCAGCCTGGAGAAATAG